The genomic region TTGGGCGCATTGAGATTGACCAGAAACGGCCCACGCTCCTGTTGCGCAGCGATCTCAGCGTTGAACCCCGCCGGATTGGTGCCCGGATGCGCCGCGAGATAAGTATCCCAGGTTCCAGGGCCGAAGATGCCATCGACAGCCGGGGAATAGAAAATGTTGGTCGGAACGAACGCGGGCGGAGCGCTGTCCGGACGCGCGCTGTAGGCAACCGATGACAGGCTATTGCCGCCCGCGTGGGCGTAATCGACGACGAGTTCGTTGGCGATGGCAGCCGATGGCTTGATCGTCAGCGAGGCACGGACGTTTTCGCGCCGAGTGTTACCCAGCCTTTCGCCATTGAACAGGTTGAACTGGAAACCGTCGCGCCGCTGGAAGAACCCTGCCAAGCGCAGCAGCACCGTGTCATCAACCACCGGCAAGTTAACCGCGCCTTCGGCCTGGAAGTGATCGTAGTTACCCGCGCGGCCCAGAATGTAGCCTTCAAACTCGTTCGTTGGCTTGGCCGTGGTGAAGAGCACCGCACCCCCGGTCGAGTTCCGGCCGAACAATGTACCCTGCGGGCCCTTCAGAACCTGGATCGACCCGAGATCGTAGAATGCTGTTGACCCAGCGCCCCCGACCTGCACTTCGTTGACGTAAGGAAGAACGCTCGGCCGCGAGCTGCTGAAGGCGTCGACCGTTTGCCCGCGCAAGGAATAGTTCAGCTGATTGCTGGTCTGACCAGCGCGGACGGTAAGCCCTGGCACGGCTGACTGGAGATCCGTCTCGGTCACGATCGCACGGTCGGTTAGCGACTCGCCGCCAAGGGCGGCAACCGCCACTGGGGTTCGCTCCAACACTGCCTCGCGCCGTTGCGCGGTGACGATAATCTCAGCGTCGGATGGGCTGGCGGCGGGAGACTGCGCCTGGCCAGCACTGTCTTGGGCCAACGCGGGCCCGGCGGTCGCCCCGATCGCAATCGCTGCGGTCGAACTTACGAGAAATCCTCTCAGAACAGCCATGTGGTCCTCCCCGCATTTACTTGCGCAGCCCGATCGCAGCGCAACAAAGCCCGTCTCTTGCCCTCGCGTTTCCGAAGGCGTCGCCCCGTCTTGCTGCGGAACATGGCGAGGTTTTACACACCAGTGTTGAAGTCGTCAACACAACCATTGACGTAATACCTGATCGTGCGAGAAAGCGAGCGGAACGGGATTGGCCAAGGTCCACCGAAGCGCCTATGCCGTTGAGATGCGGACAGCGGACGAGCGATGAACGACGATATAGAAAAGTTGAAACGACGCGCGGCGCCCCCTGCCGATCGCAGCGCGACGTTCGAGGCGAAACGGCGGGAGATTGCCGAAGCTGCCGTCAGGGTTTTTGACCGGGTTGGATTTCAGCGCGCTACGATGGCTGCGCTGGCCGACGAGATGGGGGTCGACCGATCGTCGCTCTATTATTACATTTCTTCCAAGGAGGAATTGTTCGACGAGGTGCTCAAGACCGTGGTCGAACGCAATGTCCAGGTCGCCAAGAAGATTGAAGAAAGCGATGTTAGCCCCCGGAGGAAGCTGCGCGACTTTATAGTGATGCTGATGAGTTCCTATGGCGAGCACTACCCGCTATTTTATATTTATATCCGTGAGAACCTGAGTCATGTCAGCGGTTCGCGTAGCGACTGGTCGTCCAAAATGCGCGAGATGAACCGACAAACGACCGAATCACTTATCGCGATCATCGAGCAGGGCGTGGCCGATGGCAGCTTTCGGAAGATCGGTCGCTCACGGGTAATCGCCTATGGCATCTTTGGAGTCGTCGGGTGGACCAGTCGCTGGTTCAAGCCCGGCGCGAGCGAGGCAAGCGCGGAAGAGATTGGCGGCACTTACGCCGAGATGATCCTGGCTGGCCTGGAATCGCCCTACTGAACCGTCATACCGGCATCAATGATATGTTCCGCGCCGGTGATGTAGGACGATTCGTCGGACCCGAGGAAAATAGCCAATTGGGTCACTTCGTCGTCGCGGCCAATCCGGCCGAGCGGGATCATGCCGGTCGCGTCCCCCCCCTCCTCGCCCGCTGCCTCGACCATCATCGGGGTGTAGATGAAGCCCGGATGCACAGAGTTCACGCGGATGTTGTACTTGCCGTATTCGACCGCCGCAGCCTTCGTCAGCCCTCGCACGGCAAACTTGCTCGCCACATAAGCCGCGTTGGGGAAGCCGTAGTTGGCGACAATGCCGGAAATCGACGACACATTGATGATTGATCCTTTACCCGCCGCGATCATGGCTGGAAGCACCGCCTTCATGCCGAGAAAAACGGCGTGCTGATTCACGGCGCATACGCGCGCGTAATCGTCCTCGTCCAGTTCCGCGATCGGGACTGAAGGCCCAAGAATCCCAGCATTGTTTACCAGCACATCAATCTTTCCAAATCGCGACAGCGCAAGACTCGCTACATCTTGCCAGCCAGGCCAGTCGGAAACGTCGTGATCGACATAGACGGCGCTGTCGCCAAGTTCGGTTGCGAGCGCCGCGCCGAGATCCGGGCGGACGTCGGTCAGCACGACCCGCGCTCCTTCGGCAACGAACCCGCGTGCATGGGCCGCGCCCATGCCGCGCGCGGCTCCGGTGACGATAGCGATCTTTCCCTCGAGGCGTCCCATCAGTGTGCTCCAACGTGGCGTACAATGCCTTTCCGGCAAAATGACGCCGCCCTCGCAAATGGTCAACAACAGTGTTGACGCAATATCGGACTTTCTTCAACGTCGCTGTTGAGCGGATGCAAGGAGTGGCTGATGGAGCGTATGGACGTTTTAGTCATCGGTGCCGGCTTCAGCGGACTCAGGGCCCTGCATTCGCTGCGTGAAGCCGGGTTCGCGGTCAAAGTGATCGACGCCGCCGACGACATCGGCGGCGTATGGCACACCAACCGCTATCCTGGCGCGCGTTGCGATGTCGAAAGTTACGACTATAGCTATATGTTCTCGTCCGCGCTCGAGCAGGAATGGCGGTGGAGCGAGCGGTACGCGACACAGCCCGAGATCCTGCGGTACATTCACCACGTAGCCGAACGCTTCGACCTGCGACGGGACATCATTTTGGACACGTGCGTTACGAGCGCGCAGTTCGACGACGCGTTGGGACGGTGGATGGTCACGACCGAGCGGGGGGAAGTTTACGATGCACAATACCTGGTGCTCGCGGTCGGGCAGCTGTCGACGACAAAGCGCCCCTGCATCCCCGGCATCGCGTGTTTCGAAGGCCGGGTGATCCACTCGGCTGAATGGCCCCGGGATGAGGTCGACTTCGAAGGGAAGTCGGTCGGCATAATCGGCACTGGATCATCCGGAGTGCAAATGACACCCGTCATCGCGCAGAAGGCCAGGCGGTTGACGGTCTTCCAGCGCACAGCCAATTTCAGCATTCCCGCCGCGAATGCACCGGTCAGTGAGGAAGAGGACCGCAAGGTCAAGGCGAACTATGCCGCGCGCAGGCGCCAAGCTCTCGATTCACCCAGCGGCTTGGGGTTTGTGCCGAACGGCACATCCGTGCTCGATGCCGCTCCGGACGAACGTACTGAGGTACTCGAAGCAGCTTGGAACCGCCTCGGGTTCGGTTTCGCCCTGGCCTACAAGGACATTCTCCTGAACCAGGCGTCGAACGACATCGTCGCTGATTTCATCCGCGCCAAGATTGCCGCGCAGGTCGACGATCCCGCTACCTGTGCCTTGCTTACGCCGACCTGCTTCCCCTTCGGCACCAAGCGTCCGTCGGTCGACAGCGGGTATTGGGCCACATTCAATCGGGACAATGTCGAACTGGTGGATATTCGGTCTGCGCCCATTACGAAGGTGAGTGCGCAAGGCGTTCACACGAGCAACGCCGTTTACCCGCTCGACATACTAATCTTCGCCACCGGGTTCGACGCATTCACCGGCTCGTTACTGCGGATCGAATTTTCCGCACGCGGGTCGACGTTGAAGGACAAATGGGCTGCCGGGCCGGTCACCTATCTCGGCCTTGGCACCGAGGGCTTCCCCAATATGTTCGTTCTCGTCGGGCCTGGCAGCCCATCCCTCCTCAGCAATGTGCTACTGTCGGCCGAACAGCAGGTAGATTGGCTGCGCGATCTGCTGGTCCACGCGCGCGCGGCAGGTGTCGCGACGATCGAGCCGACCGCGAAAGCGGAACGCGAATGGGTCATTCACGTCAACGAAAGATCGCGGGAAACGCTCTATCCCAAAGCGGCGTCATACTACGTCGGGGCGGAAGTCGAAGGAAAGCCACGCGTCTTCATGCCATATTCCGGTGGAGTACGTGCATATCGGCGCATTCTCGAGGATGTGGCTCGTCGCGGTTACGAGGGCTTTCACTTGCGCACGGCGTGAACTCACTTCAGCGCGGTACTAATATCTGCCGCAACGGCGGCCAGCGCTTCATCGGCCGCGCCGGTGAGATGCGGCATTCCGGCAAAGCCGTGGATCATCGCCGCGTAATGGCGCCGGATGATGGCAACGCCAGCCGCCGCGATTTCGTCAGCCAGCGCCAGCCCTTCATCGCGTAGGGGATCGAATCCAGCGGTCACCACGGTGGTCGGCGGCAGGACGCTAAAATCAGCGCACTCTAGCGGATTGTGCTGCCCGGCAAGATAACACTCCCAGAACCATTTCATCGCGTCGCGCGTGAGGATGAACCCATCGCCGAACAACGCGGCTGATACGCTGGCGCAGGCTGGGTCCAGAATTGGATAAATGAGGGACAATTGCCCGACCGCAGCGGGCCGACGCAGCGCTGCGGTAAGCGCGATATGGGCACCAGCGCTGTCGCCCACGAGCGCGATTGCGCCGTCATGCACCCCTAACGCTTCGCTCAGCCAATCGACCACACAGCAGCCATCGTCGACGGCCGCAGGATAGCTGGCCTCGGGAGACCTACGGTAATCGACGGCCACCAGCCGACGGTGCGCGGCAAGCGCCAACACCCGGCACATCCGGTCGTGCGTGTCGAGATCGCCAAGCACGAACCCGCCCCCGTGAAAGAAAACCACCGCCGATGCTTCGGGCGCATTCGACGGTTGGTAAACCCGCACCCTCACCCCGCTCACTTCACAGTCCTGCCAGTTGATGTCCGGACCCGGGAGAGTTGCCATCGCGGCCTTGGCCGCAGCGCGAACCATTTCCATCGGTATATGCTTAGGCGGGCGACGCACAGCGTTGCGCGGGTCCGCCAGCAGGTCGCGAAAAGCGGGATCGACCGCCTTGGTCATGGTTTCAGGCGGGTTCCGACAACCCGTCCGCCATCGCGAGAATGCGCTCCGACCTGAGCCGCTGCGCCTTGGCGCTGATCAGTGACGGAGTCCAATCAAGGCCATTGTCCGCTATAACCTGGACCGTCTCGATCCCATCGATCGCACCTAGCAGACGAGCGGCCTCCACATGAAAGAAGCCGATCATGTGGCAGAATGGCGAGGTCAGGCGCAAATACACCGTGACCGCGGCGCCAACGATATCGATACGGTCGATCAAGCCCATCTCATCGAGCCCAAGCGGCACCCCGCTGGCAATGCTGCACGGGTCCTTAATAGTGTCGAGTTCCCGACGGATCAGTCCCTCGAGATCATGCATGAACCGGCGCTTCCGATCGGTCACCGATGAACGACAGGGTCGAATACGGTTCCGGGAACGGCGTGCCCTGAGGCCGCGCGAACTCATCGTCGGCGATGCGCCGGCGGCAGGCGTCGAGATCGATCTCGTGTAGTCGGGCGAACGTGCCGGCCAGCATATTCGCCTTGTCCTGGTCGGTGATCTGGCGGATCGGTTTGAACAGTCCCGCGCTTTCCAGCAGGTCTTCGGGGAAGTGGAAATCGGCGAACGCTTCCAGTCCGGGCTGAGGATGATGGAGTGTTCCGCCCGAGCCCCAGAATAGGCGGTCGAGCATATCCGCGCCCCCGACGCGGCACAGCCCGAGCAGTATCTCGGCAAAGGCGCGCGGACGCCTTTCCACGATGATATTCTGGATTTCCATGTTCACGAAGATATTGCCGAACCGTGCGAGCAACCAAGCGGTCTCCTCAAGAAACGCGAGGCCGCCGTGGACGATCTCGAAATTGAGATCGGGAAAGTCGCCCGCTGCGTTTTCGATGTCGCTGGGATTGTAGGCATCCCCGACCGGAAATGGTCCGATCGGCACTGCCTTGTGAACGGCCACGTGACGTAAACCCAGCTTCTGCGCCTTCTCGTAGAGTGGGTAGATCAACTTCGGATCGTCCATTCGCCAAGACACCGGCTGGGTTCCATCCCAACTTGTCGGGTAGAGCTTCAGACCGAGGGGATTGAGCAGGTCAACCTGCTCCTCGATCGCGCCCAAGGCATCGGCACCGCGAAGCGGATCGACGCAGGCATAGGCGCCAACGAAACGCGTCGGATAACGTTCAAGCGCCTCGGCCGCCTTGGCCACCGACGAATAGCCGTCCTTGAACGACGCGATGGCCAGCGGATGCATCACCGCTAGGTCAGTATCACTTTCCCGAAAAAGAAGATTCGCGACATCCGGCACTTGCCAGTCGACGAGATATTCTTCCCTTTTCATCGCGTACTTACGATCCGGCGGGTCCGCAGCAAGATGATATGCCAATTCTACCATCGCATGACCGAGAACCGGGTCCTCCCAATTACCGGGAAGATGGTTGTAGGCGTGAGTCACCGCATCTAGTACTAAAAAGTCCTTGATCACGCGTCCCTCCCGCCAACTGCATCTTGTGTTTTAAAAAATGCCCTGTACGAACACTTCTGTCAACACCATTGTTGCCTGAGTGCGACTCGGTTGGCGGGAGAGTTCAGAGATGGCCCGATTGGCTGGAAAAGTGGCGGTCGTAACCGGAGCGGGGTCTGGCATGGGTGCGGCGACGGTGGCGCGCTTTTGCCAAGAGGGAGCGCGTGTGGTCGCCGTCGATAGCTCCGGCGCCCAAGAGGATATCGCGGCACGATGCGGTGAACAGTGCATAGCCTATCAAGGCGATGTTTCGCAGGTGAATTCGATCCGCGGAATGCTGGCGGCGGCGGCCGAGCACTTCGGCGGGTTGGACATTCTGTTCAACAACGCCGGGATCCAAGGCCCGATCGCCGATACCGCCGATTACAGCGAGGACGACTTCGACAGAGTGATTGCGGTCAATCTGAAGGGCGTGTTTCTCGGCATGAAATATGCGATACCGCTGATGCTGGAGCGCGGCGGGGGATCGATCGTCAACACCTCCTCGATGGCGTCGCTAGTCTCCTTTCCCGGTATGTCGGGGTACTGCGCATCGAAAGGCGGGGTCTCGATGCTGACCAAGCTGGTCGCTGCCGAATATGCCGCCCGGGGGATCCGCGTGAATGCCATCCTGCCCGGCGCCATCGATACCGGGATGACACGGGCCATGCCCAAGGACTACATCGACGGAGCCGTCGCGGCGACGCTGATGGGTCGGATCGGCACGCCCGACGAAATCGCAAATCTGGCTGTGTTCCTGGCCAGCGACGAATCCTCGTTCATCACCGGAACCCTGACGCCGGTCGATGGGGGGTACACCATCGTATGAACGGCACCGGGCGTTACAGGCTGATCAACGCCAAGCCGAGTCCGTTCGGTCGCAAGGTCGCGATCGCGCTGCACGAAAAGGACATCGAGTACGACGTCACCTACGACGTGCCCTGGGGCCCGGATACGTGCACGCCGCAGTTCAGCCCGTTCCAGCAGCTTCCGATTTTGATCACACCTGAGGGATCATACGTCTACGAATCTGGGTATATTCTGGAATGGCTTGAGGCACACCACCCCCACCCTGCCCTGATCTCGCACGATCCAATTGCCCGCCTGGAGACTCGGCACCGCCAGATGCTCGGCGAAAAGCTGATGGAATTCGCACAGGCGCTGGTTTTCGAACATCATCGGCCTGATCCCAGCCAGCCGTGGATCGACCGGCAAAGCCGCAAGATAGAGGGCGGCCTCGACGCCCTTGAGGCCATCTATGCCCAGCACTCGACCACCGGCGACACGGTCGATCTGGGCGACATCGCGGTGGCGACCACACTGCTCGTCCTGGATTTCGTGGTGCCGGCAGGCCTCAGCCCAGATTTGCCCCAGCTCCGCTGGCGTCAACGCGCACCGCACCTCGCGCAAGCGGTCGACCTGCTCGATCGCCGTCCGTCCTTCGCCGCTACCCGCCCGCAAATGATGGATGTCGATTTGCAGGCAACGGTCAGGGGCTGACCATCAACAAACAAGGGGAAACGCCGTGACCTTCGAAACGCTGATTTACGAGAAGGCCGATCGAATAGCGACGGTGACGCTTAACCGACCGCACACCGGTAATGCATTGTCCGGGCAACTGCGGGATGAGCTCGACCTGGTGATGGACGATCTCGATCATGACGACGAAACCCGTGTGCTGATCATCAAGTCGGCCGGCAATCACTTCAGTACCGGCTATGACCTCAAGGAATTCTCGTACTTGTGGGACGAGCATAGCGCGATCAACGAGCAGCAGCGCCGTCCGCACAGCCGTTCGCCGATCTGGTCGCGGCACCGGTTCCACCTGTCGCGCGAGCGGTGGATGCGGCTGTTCCACCTGCGCCAGTGCACCATCGCGATGATCCACGGCCATTGCGTGGCTGGCGGGCTCGACCTTGTCGGCGTTTGCGACATTGCCTTTGCTGCCGATGATGCACTGCTCGGCCAACCAGAAGCCCGCGCCATGGGCGAGCTGCACGTCTTCGCATTCTGGCCAATCCATCTGGGTATGCGCAAGACCAAGGAATGGCTGTTCACCGGCGACAACATGACCGGCAAGGAAGCCGAGGAGCTCGGCCTGGTGAACAAGGCCGTCCCGCACGATGAACTGGAGGCGGTGACCCGTGCCTATGCCGAGCGGGTCGCCAATGTCCCGCTCGATGCAATCTACAGCCACAAGGAAATTACCAACCGCTGGTTCGAAGCCGCTGGAATGCACGCCGGGATTGCTGCCGCGAACGACTTGGACGCAATGGGCATCGCCGGTCCGGGGATGGACGAGTTCACCCAGGTTTGGCGCGAGGGAGGGGTGCGCCCGGCGGTGCGGATGCGCGACGCGCCGTTCAAGCCACACCGCACCTACCTGGAAGCTTACGAAGCGCGCAAGGCGGGCTGGAACGGGCCAGAAGGCGACTAACGTCGTGGCGTCGATCACCGATCGCCAGGCCGCCTTGACGGCACGCTTTCCCGAATGGCGGCCGCATACGCTGCCCGGTGCATTGGACCACGCGGCGGCCGAGTTTCCCGATCGCCCGTTTGTCATCACCGATGCGCGTAGTTGGACTTACGCCGAGATGCGCGACTGGTCGATCCGGTTGGCGCATGGACTAATCGCCAAGGGCCTGAAACCGGGCGATCATGTCGCGCTGGTCATGGCCAACCTGCCCGAATTCGTCGCGATCAAATATGCGATTGCCCGTGCAGGCGGGGTTGCGGTGCCGGTCAACATGATGAACCGCCGCGATGAACTGGGCTATGTCCTGCGTCAGTCAGACGCGGCCATGCTGGTCACGATGGATCGTTTCCGCGACCTCGATTATCTCCAGATGCTCGACGAGCTGGCACCGGATTGGGAAGCCAAGGACGGTGGCGATGCATTTCCGAGGCTCAAGCGCATCATCGTCTATCCGACCGATCGTCCAAGAGCAGGCGCGACTTCTTTCGCGGCGCTGGATCAGGCTATCGGTGACATCCTTCCGACAGCCGATCCGCATGGCGTGGCCGATATCATCTACACGTCCGGCACCACTGGATCGCCAAAAGGCGTTCTGCTGACGCATGATATGTTGCTGCGGGCCGCATGGTGCAGCGCCTATGCCCGAGCGTTCGAGGATGGGCATCGCATCCTGTTCTCGTTGCCGATGTATCATGTCTACGGTTACGTCGAAGGGCTGCTGTCGGTCCCGTTCGTCGGTGGGGCCATCGTTCCGCAGCTCAAGTTCGACGCCGCGGCCACCATCGACAGCATCAAGCGCCATCGACCGACCGACCTGCTGCTGATTCCGGCGATGACGCTGGCGATCATTGACGCACTTCGGCAAAGGTCGGGCGACGTGTCTTCGGTGCGGGCGGTGCTGTCGTCGGGCGGGCGCGCGCCGCCATCGATCTGGCAGGCCATCCAAGACCAGTTCGGGCCGGTGGAAATTACCACCGGTTACGGGATGAGCGAGTGCACCGCATCGACCACCGTAACGCGCCCCGACGATCCACTAGCTCGTCTACTGGCGACCAATGGCCGGTTGCGCGATGCAGGTGTGGCGGGAGACCCCGCGCTCGGCGGAAAATTGGTCGAATACCAGGTAGTTGATCCCCACAACGGCGATGTCCTGGAACCTGGACAAGTAGGCGAACTGATGGCCCGCGGACCAGGAGTGACGTCGGGATACTACAATAAGCCCGAAGCAACCGCGGCTGCCTTCGATGATGAAGGCTGGTTTCACACCGGCGATCTCGGCCGGATCGATGAGGACGATTATCTCACCCTCGTCGGGCGACTGAAGGAATGTTATCGATGCGGCGGCGAACAGGTCATTCCCGCCGACGCGGAAGATGTCCTCGCGCAGCATCCGGCTGTCAGTCAGGCCCACGTGGTTCCGGTACCCGACGAGCGTATGGGCGAGGTTGGCGTGGCTTTCGTCGTGCTGAAAACCGGAACTTCGGTGCAGACCGACGAGCTAGTCACGCTCATGAGCGAGCGCCTGGCGCGCTTCAAGGTCCCCCGCCACGTGATCTTCATTGACGAAAGGGAGGTTCCGGTCACGCCGTCAGGCCGATCACGCAAATTTCTGCTGTCGCAACGAGCCGTCGAACTCCTGGAGCTCGCGACATGAACCCCCGCATCGCGGTCGTGACGGGCGCGGCAAGGGGAATCGGAGCCAGCACCGCGGTAAGGCTGGCGCAGCAAGGTCGCGATGTCGCGCTGATCGACCTCGATGAAAGCGCCTGCGCCGACACAGCGGCAGCGGTTACAGCGTGCGGTGCCCGCGCGCTTGCCATCGGCTGCGACGTTACCGACGAAGGCAGCGTCTCAGCGGCCGTCGCGCTGATTAATGGCCGGCTAGGTCCGCCGGCCATTCTAGTCAACAATGCCGGGCTATTCCGCGAGACCAGTTTCGCCCGGCTCGAGCCCGATGATTGGGACCAATTGCTCGCGGCCAACCTGCGCAGCGTCTACCTAATGGTGAGAGCGGTAGAGCCGTATATGCGCGAGGCCAGATGGGGCCGGATCGTCAATCTCTCCAGCACCGCCGCGCTAGGTGGGCATGGCCAGGCGAACTATGCAGCGGCCAAGGCGGGAGTCCAGGGTCTGACCCGCGCGTTGTCGTCGGACCTTGGGCGTCTTGGAGTCACCATCAACGCAGTCGCTCCGGGGTTCGTGGTCAGCGCGATGACCGAGGATGTCGCCCGGCGCACCGGCCAGCCGCTGGACCAACTGATCGCTCGGGAGGCGCAGACAACCGCGGTCGGGCGCGTCGGCACGCCGGATGATATCGCCAACGCCATCGCCTTCTTTACGGACGAGCGATCGGGTTTCGTTACGGGTCAGGTACTTTACGTCGCGGGTGGGCCGCGCGGCTGAGGAGAGCGAGCATGAACAATATTATCGAGCGATTGTTTTCGCTCAGTGGTCGCGTGGCCATCGTGACCGGCGGCACAAGCGGTATCGGGCGAATGATTGCCGAAGGGCTCGTCGCTGCGGGTGCCAAGACGTACGTCGTAAGCCGCAAAGCCGACGCCTGTTCCACTACTGCCCAACAGTTGTCTACGGCGGGTTCATGCATTGCCCTGCCCGGCGATATCGGCACGCAAGCCGGTTGCCAGGCCATCGCGGAAAGATTTCGCGCGGAAGGCGAGACCAGACTCCACATTCTAGTCAACGCCGCGGGGGTCACCTGGGGGGCACCGATCCGGGATTATCCCGATGGCGCGTGGGACAAGGTGTTGAGCGCAAATCTCAAGGGACCGTTCAATCTCACCGTTGCATTGCTCGATGAATTGGAAGCTGGGTCGGAATCAGAAAATCCGGCCAAGGTGATCAACATCGGTTCGGTCCACGGTATGTTCCCGCCCGAATACGAAAGCTATGCCTATGCCGCCAGCAAGGCGGGCGTGCATCATCTGACCCGCCATCTTGCCAAGACTCTCGGTCCGCGCCGGATCGCGGTGAATGCGATCGCGCCTGGCCCATTCCCCAGCCGCATGATGAAGGCAATGATCGAGCAGCAGGGCGATCAGCTTGCCAGCGAATGCGCGACCGGGCGGCTGGGCGAACCCGACGACGTGGCCGGAGCGGCGATCTACCTGGCATCGCGCGCTGCAGCGAACGTGACTGGCGTTGTTTTGCCGGTCGACGGAGGTTACGGCACCACTCGATGAAGACTCAGCGCGCGCAAGGGCCCAAGACACTGATGGGCAAACGCCGGACGGCGGCAAAGAACGAAAGCAGCGCAAGCTATCAGAAACGCCGACAGGAAATCGCCGAGGCCGGAGTCCGCGTCTTTGACCGGCTCGGCTTCCAGGGCGCCAGCATCAGCGCCGTCGCCGCCGAACTCGGAATCGATCGCGCGTCGATCTACTACTACATCTCATCGAAGGAGGAGCTGTTCGACGAGGTCATCCGCACCGTAATCGAACGCAATGCCGAGATGGCCGAACGGATCCGGCGAAGCGACGCGCCACCGCGCGACAAGCTTCACGAACTCATCGTTGCCCTGATGAAGTCATACGGCGATCACTACCCGCTGATCTATATCTACATCCGCGAGAATCTGAGCCACGTCAGCGACAAGCGATCAGCCTGGTCGACGCAAATGCGCGCGTTGAATCATATCGTCGAGGACGCGATCATCGCGATCATCGAAGAGGGCGAGGCGAGCGGTGCGTTCCGCGCTGCGGGCGATCCGCGGGTTCTGGCCTACGGCGTGCTGGGCGTGGTGGGGTGGACCCATCGGTGGTTTCGCCCAGCCGATTCCGCTTTGTCCGCCGAAGAAATCGGCCGGGTCTATGCAGATATGCTGATCGATGGGCTGACCCGTCCATCAACGCCCTGACGGTCCATTGGATCGCACCCCAGGTGGCGGGGGCGACTTCGTACCATCGGCAAATGGGTTAGCGACCGGACAGCGTCTCTCTGAACTTCGCTGGATTTCGCCGGACGCCACTGGACGTCCTGGTAGCGGAGGAGGGACAACAATGCTCCCGCTAACATGCTGTTTTAATTACGTATAATATCACGCTTTCTGGAAAATACCCCCAACGATACCCCCACAAACGACAGGATGTGAGAATTGTGGGATGAACCGCCGTCAGGTTGAAGGAGAGGCTTCAATCAGCCCAGTAAAGTCGGTTGGGATTATCGACGAGGAGCTTTCGCTGCAGCGCGTATCCCTCTGCAATACGCGGTATCATATCGACCAGGTGCCCGTCGTCAGGGATTTCGTCCTGCATGTTGGGATGCGGCCAGTCTGTGCCCCAGATGCAGCGATCAGGATAGTCGGCCACCAGCGGCGCGACAGCAGCTGCGAAAGCGTCCCAGGGATCCCCTTTCCCGCCTTCCTTGATCGCGTCGAGGCGGTCTGGACAGGTCGGCTTGAACCAGATGTCATCGCGGCTTTCGAGCAGCCTTCGGAATGCTTGCATATCGGCGCCGTTTGGGCCTTGGGTGACATCGGGTCGTCCCATATGATCAACCACCACAGGCACCGGAATCGCGTCGATGAATGGGCGCATTTCCTCAAGGATATCCGCCTCGAAATACATCACCACGTGCCAGCCAGCAGGCAGTCGCGCGGCGACTTCGAGGAATTTGTCCTTTGGCGCATTGTCGACG from Sphingopyxis sp. FD7 harbors:
- a CDS encoding SDR family NAD(P)-dependent oxidoreductase, whose protein sequence is MNPRIAVVTGAARGIGASTAVRLAQQGRDVALIDLDESACADTAAAVTACGARALAIGCDVTDEGSVSAAVALINGRLGPPAILVNNAGLFRETSFARLEPDDWDQLLAANLRSVYLMVRAVEPYMREARWGRIVNLSSTAALGGHGQANYAAAKAGVQGLTRALSSDLGRLGVTINAVAPGFVVSAMTEDVARRTGQPLDQLIAREAQTTAVGRVGTPDDIANAIAFFTDERSGFVTGQVLYVAGGPRG
- a CDS encoding SDR family NAD(P)-dependent oxidoreductase — protein: MARLAGKVAVVTGAGSGMGAATVARFCQEGARVVAVDSSGAQEDIAARCGEQCIAYQGDVSQVNSIRGMLAAAAEHFGGLDILFNNAGIQGPIADTADYSEDDFDRVIAVNLKGVFLGMKYAIPLMLERGGGSIVNTSSMASLVSFPGMSGYCASKGGVSMLTKLVAAEYAARGIRVNAILPGAIDTGMTRAMPKDYIDGAVAATLMGRIGTPDEIANLAVFLASDESSFITGTLTPVDGGYTIV
- a CDS encoding enoyl-CoA hydratase/isomerase family protein translates to MTFETLIYEKADRIATVTLNRPHTGNALSGQLRDELDLVMDDLDHDDETRVLIIKSAGNHFSTGYDLKEFSYLWDEHSAINEQQRRPHSRSPIWSRHRFHLSRERWMRLFHLRQCTIAMIHGHCVAGGLDLVGVCDIAFAADDALLGQPEARAMGELHVFAFWPIHLGMRKTKEWLFTGDNMTGKEAEELGLVNKAVPHDELEAVTRAYAERVANVPLDAIYSHKEITNRWFEAAGMHAGIAAANDLDAMGIAGPGMDEFTQVWREGGVRPAVRMRDAPFKPHRTYLEAYEARKAGWNGPEGD
- a CDS encoding class I adenylate-forming enzyme family protein; the encoded protein is MASITDRQAALTARFPEWRPHTLPGALDHAAAEFPDRPFVITDARSWTYAEMRDWSIRLAHGLIAKGLKPGDHVALVMANLPEFVAIKYAIARAGGVAVPVNMMNRRDELGYVLRQSDAAMLVTMDRFRDLDYLQMLDELAPDWEAKDGGDAFPRLKRIIVYPTDRPRAGATSFAALDQAIGDILPTADPHGVADIIYTSGTTGSPKGVLLTHDMLLRAAWCSAYARAFEDGHRILFSLPMYHVYGYVEGLLSVPFVGGAIVPQLKFDAAATIDSIKRHRPTDLLLIPAMTLAIIDALRQRSGDVSSVRAVLSSGGRAPPSIWQAIQDQFGPVEITTGYGMSECTASTTVTRPDDPLARLLATNGRLRDAGVAGDPALGGKLVEYQVVDPHNGDVLEPGQVGELMARGPGVTSGYYNKPEATAAAFDDEGWFHTGDLGRIDEDDYLTLVGRLKECYRCGGEQVIPADAEDVLAQHPAVSQAHVVPVPDERMGEVGVAFVVLKTGTSVQTDELVTLMSERLARFKVPRHVIFIDEREVPVTPSGRSRKFLLSQRAVELLELAT
- a CDS encoding glutathione S-transferase N-terminal domain-containing protein, with translation MNGTGRYRLINAKPSPFGRKVAIALHEKDIEYDVTYDVPWGPDTCTPQFSPFQQLPILITPEGSYVYESGYILEWLEAHHPHPALISHDPIARLETRHRQMLGEKLMEFAQALVFEHHRPDPSQPWIDRQSRKIEGGLDALEAIYAQHSTTGDTVDLGDIAVATTLLVLDFVVPAGLSPDLPQLRWRQRAPHLAQAVDLLDRRPSFAATRPQMMDVDLQATVRG
- a CDS encoding SDR family NAD(P)-dependent oxidoreductase, with translation MNNIIERLFSLSGRVAIVTGGTSGIGRMIAEGLVAAGAKTYVVSRKADACSTTAQQLSTAGSCIALPGDIGTQAGCQAIAERFRAEGETRLHILVNAAGVTWGAPIRDYPDGAWDKVLSANLKGPFNLTVALLDELEAGSESENPAKVINIGSVHGMFPPEYESYAYAASKAGVHHLTRHLAKTLGPRRIAVNAIAPGPFPSRMMKAMIEQQGDQLASECATGRLGEPDDVAGAAIYLASRAAANVTGVVLPVDGGYGTTR